GCGTGCCTTGAAAGGTGCTTGCAGCCGACCGATGCACCCAAACTGCAAGCACCTTATTGAATGTTCCCGTCTTTTAGAGGAGCGCGACTCATGACCGTGATCAAGCAAGACGACCTGATTCAGAGCGTTGCCGACGCCCTGCAATTCATTTCCTACTACCACCCCGTGGATTTCATCCAGGCTATGCACGAGGCCTACCTGCGTGAAGAATCGCCGGCAGCCCGCGATTCCATGGCGCAGATCCTGATCAACTCGCGCATGTGCGCCACCGGCCACCGCCCGATCTGCCAGGACACCGGTATCGTGACCGTGTTCGTGCGCGTGGGCATGGACGTTCGTTGGGATGGCGCCACCATGGGCCTGGACGACATGATCAACGAAGGCGTGCGCCGGGCTTATAACCTGCCGGAAAACGTCCTGCGTGCCTCGATCCTCGCCGATCCGGCGGGCGCTCGTAAAAACACCAAGGACAACACCCCGGCCGTTATTCACTACTCCATCGTTCCAGGTAACACCGTGGAAGTGGACGTGGCGGCCAAGGGCGGCGGCTCCGAGAACAAGTCGAAAATGGCCATGCTCAACCCGTCCGACTCGATCGTCGACTGGGTGCTCAAAACCGTTCCGACCATGGGCGCCGGCTGGTGCCCACCGGGCATGCTCGGCATCGGCATCGGCGGTACCGCCGAGAAAGCCGCCGTCATGGCCAAGGAAGTGTTGATGGAATCCATCGACATTCACGAGCTGAAGAAGCGCGGTCCGTCCAACCGTATCGAAGAGATGCGTCTGGAGCTGTTCGAGAAGGTCAACCAACTGGGCATCGGCGCCCAGGGCCTGGGTGGCCTGACCACCGTGCTCGACGTGAAGATCATGGATTACCCGACCCACGCCGCTTCGTTGCCGGTGTGCATGATCCCGAACTGCGCCGCCACCCGTCACGCGCACTTCGTGCTCGACGGTTCCGGCCCGGCCTCGCTGGAAGCGCCACCGCTGGACGCCTACCCGGAAATCGTTTGGGAAGCCGGCCCATCGGCCCGTCGCGTCAACCTCGATACCCTGACGCCGGAAGAAGTGCAGAGCTGGAAGCCGGGCGAAACCGTCCTGCTCAACGGCAAAATGCTCACCGGTCGCGACGCTGCGCACAAGCGCATGGTCGAGATGCTGAACAAGGGTGAAACCCTGCCGGTGGACCTCAAGGGTCGCTTCATCTACTACGTCGGCCCGGTCGATCCGGTCGGTGACGAAGTGGTCGGCCCTGCCGGTCCTACCACCGCGACGCGGATGGACAAGTTCACCCGTCAGATCCTCGAGCAAACCGGCCTGTTGGGCATGATCGGCAAATCCGAGCGCGGCCCGACCGCGATCGAAGCGATCAAGGACCACAAAGCCGTTTACCTGATGGCTGTCGGCGGCGCGGCTTACCTGGTGGCGCAAGCCATCAAGAAATCCCGCGTGGTAGCTTTCGCCGAACTGGGCATGGAAGCGATCTACGAGTTCGACGTCAAAGACATGCCTGTGACCGTTGCGGTCGACAGCAAGGGCGAGTCGGTACACATCACCGGTCCTGCGATCTGGCAGAAAAAGATCAGTGAAAGCCTGGCGGTGGAAGTGCAGTAAGCGCCTCCCCCGCTAACGAAAAGGCCGGGCGTCTCCCCAGACGACCCGGCCTTTTTTTGGATAATGATTTAGTCCTTCGATCTAAGCAGCCACTTCGACCAATCCATTCGTTCTAGAAAAAGCCGTCCTACCTGTCAGATCTGACAGGTTACGTTTCACCTCTATCTTGATAGCGTTAATCCACCCACGCCCACCGCGTGCGCACTGGATAAAACCATGGCCGATCAAGACCTCAGCATCACGACGCCGTCCATCGCGAAAAGCTCATCGATCGCCACGATCGGCAAGAGCTGGAGCTCCGTGGGTCCGACCGGCGAGGCGTCATTTTCGTTACCACTGCCCATTTCCAGCGGACGCGGCGCGGCCCCGCAATTGTCACTGACTTACAGCAGTCAGTCCGGCAATGGCCCGTTTGGCATTGGCTGGAATGTGGGAAACGGTCAAATCCGTCGCCGAACCAACAAAGGCGTGCCGCGCTATGGCGATGATGACGAAATCATCGGCCACGATGCGCAGATATGCACGCCCGAACGCAATGAAGACGGCACGATCAAGTCCCGTTCCGAGAGCAGCTTCAACGGAAAGGACATCGGTCCGCACTCGGTGGTGCGCTATACGCCAGAGGTCGAAAGCGTTTTCACCATCAGGGAACGCTGGCAGCCGGTCACCCAGGCGCCGGACAAGCAAAAGCCTGTTTTCTGGCTGGTGTATGGCCCCGATGGCTCATTGCATATGTACGGTAAAACAGCCGATTCGCGTATAGCGGATCCGGACGATCTGCTATGCGTGGGTATCTGGTTGCTGTGCGAAAGCATGACCGCCCACGGCGAGCATATTTGTTTCGATTACAAGGCCGACGATAAGGACCCCGACCCCATCCATAATTACAGCGCCCAGCG
The Pseudomonas lini DNA segment above includes these coding regions:
- a CDS encoding fumarate hydratase is translated as MTVIKQDDLIQSVADALQFISYYHPVDFIQAMHEAYLREESPAARDSMAQILINSRMCATGHRPICQDTGIVTVFVRVGMDVRWDGATMGLDDMINEGVRRAYNLPENVLRASILADPAGARKNTKDNTPAVIHYSIVPGNTVEVDVAAKGGGSENKSKMAMLNPSDSIVDWVLKTVPTMGAGWCPPGMLGIGIGGTAEKAAVMAKEVLMESIDIHELKKRGPSNRIEEMRLELFEKVNQLGIGAQGLGGLTTVLDVKIMDYPTHAASLPVCMIPNCAATRHAHFVLDGSGPASLEAPPLDAYPEIVWEAGPSARRVNLDTLTPEEVQSWKPGETVLLNGKMLTGRDAAHKRMVEMLNKGETLPVDLKGRFIYYVGPVDPVGDEVVGPAGPTTATRMDKFTRQILEQTGLLGMIGKSERGPTAIEAIKDHKAVYLMAVGGAAYLVAQAIKKSRVVAFAELGMEAIYEFDVKDMPVTVAVDSKGESVHITGPAIWQKKISESLAVEVQ